The Streptomyces sp. RKAG293 genome includes a region encoding these proteins:
- the gcvH gene encoding glycine cleavage system protein GcvH: MSNPQQLRYSKEHEWLSASEAGVSAVGITSHAADALGDVVFVQLPEVGAVVTAGETCGELESTKSVSDLYSPVTGEVTDVNQDVVDDPSLVNSAPFEGGWLFKVKTTEEPSDLLSAEEYSAFTGG; the protein is encoded by the coding sequence ATGAGCAACCCCCAGCAGCTGCGCTACAGCAAGGAGCACGAGTGGCTCTCCGCCTCTGAGGCCGGAGTGTCCGCCGTGGGCATCACCTCACACGCCGCCGACGCGCTCGGCGACGTCGTCTTCGTCCAGCTCCCGGAGGTCGGAGCCGTCGTCACCGCCGGCGAGACCTGCGGCGAACTGGAGTCGACCAAGTCGGTCAGCGACCTGTACTCCCCGGTCACCGGCGAGGTCACGGACGTCAACCAGGACGTCGTCGACGACCCCTCCCTCGTCAACTCGGCCCCCTTCGAGGGCGGCTGGCTGTTCAAGGTGAAGACGACGGAGGAGCCCTCGGACCTGCTCTCCGCCGAGGAGTACTCCGCCTTCACCGGCGGCTGA
- the gcvT gene encoding glycine cleavage system aminomethyltransferase GcvT produces the protein MSQPPTDAPRRTALDALHRALGATMTDFAGWDMPLRYASERDEHTAVRTRAGLFDLSHMGEITVTGPQAGEALDHALVGHISALAVGRARYTMICAADGGIVDDLIVYRLGEDEYMVVANAGNAQVVLDAVTERAAAFDATVRDDRDAYALIAVQGPESPGIMKGLTDADLDGLKYYAGLPGTVAGVPALIARTGYTGEDGFELFVAPEHAEALWKAITEAGAGVGLIPCGLSCRDTLRLEAGMPLYGHELTTATTPFDAGLGRVVKFDKPGDFVGRTALTAAAERAAEQPPRKLVGLVAEGRRVPRAGYPVTAADGTVIGEVTSGAPSPTLGQPIAIAYVDAAHAAPGTEGVAVDIRGAQEPHKVVALPFYKRQR, from the coding sequence ATGAGCCAGCCGCCCACCGACGCCCCGCGCCGTACCGCGCTCGACGCCCTGCATCGTGCGCTCGGCGCGACGATGACCGACTTCGCCGGCTGGGACATGCCGCTGCGCTACGCCAGCGAGCGTGACGAGCACACCGCCGTCCGCACCCGCGCCGGGCTGTTCGACCTCTCGCACATGGGCGAGATCACCGTCACCGGCCCGCAGGCGGGCGAAGCGCTGGACCACGCGCTCGTCGGCCACATCTCGGCCCTCGCGGTCGGCCGGGCCCGCTACACGATGATCTGCGCCGCGGACGGCGGGATCGTGGACGACCTGATCGTCTACCGCCTCGGCGAGGACGAGTACATGGTCGTCGCGAACGCCGGCAACGCCCAGGTCGTCCTGGACGCCGTCACCGAGCGCGCCGCGGCGTTCGACGCCACGGTCCGCGACGACCGTGACGCGTACGCGCTGATCGCCGTCCAGGGCCCCGAGTCCCCCGGCATCATGAAGGGCCTCACCGACGCGGACCTGGACGGGCTCAAGTACTACGCGGGCCTGCCCGGCACCGTCGCGGGCGTCCCCGCGCTGATCGCCCGTACCGGCTACACCGGCGAGGACGGCTTCGAGCTGTTCGTGGCCCCCGAGCACGCCGAGGCGCTGTGGAAGGCGATCACCGAGGCGGGCGCCGGCGTCGGCCTCATCCCGTGCGGCCTGTCCTGCCGCGACACGCTGCGCCTGGAGGCCGGCATGCCGCTCTACGGGCATGAGCTGACCACCGCCACCACGCCGTTCGACGCCGGTCTCGGCCGCGTCGTGAAGTTCGACAAGCCGGGCGACTTCGTCGGGCGCACCGCGCTCACCGCCGCCGCCGAGCGGGCCGCCGAGCAGCCGCCGCGCAAGCTGGTCGGGCTGGTCGCCGAGGGCCGCCGGGTCCCGCGCGCCGGGTACCCGGTCACCGCCGCCGACGGCACCGTGATCGGCGAGGTCACCTCCGGTGCGCCCTCCCCGACCCTCGGACAGCCGATCGCCATCGCCTACGTCGACGCGGCCCACGCCGCGCCCGGCACCGAGGGCGTGGCCGTCGACATCCGTGGCGCTCAAGAGCCGCACAAGGTGGTTGCGCTGCCCTTCTACAAGCGCCAGCGCTGA
- a CDS encoding ATP-binding protein: protein MQGDERWAGTTLRYPAGDVLVVSGLPGSGKSTLMRRAVDERDGAGDTSDGAVRRIDSQDVRVHWEALMPALLPYAAYRPLVRLDHYARLRRALRTGASLVVHDCGSLAWVRRWLARDARRRGRGLHLLVLDVPEDAARAGQLARGRMVSGYAMARHRRAARRLVALAGPGGRPDGCVSALLLDRPAAGDVRRIVFGGGRAGSEASPVAVTADQGSCQPGNR, encoded by the coding sequence GTGCAGGGGGACGAGCGGTGGGCCGGGACGACGCTGCGCTACCCGGCGGGGGACGTGCTGGTCGTGTCGGGACTGCCGGGCAGCGGCAAGAGCACGCTCATGCGGCGCGCGGTCGACGAGCGGGACGGCGCGGGGGATACCTCCGACGGAGCGGTCCGCCGGATCGACTCGCAGGACGTACGGGTGCACTGGGAGGCGCTGATGCCGGCCCTGCTGCCGTACGCGGCGTACCGCCCGCTGGTGCGGCTCGACCACTACGCGAGGCTGCGCCGGGCGCTGCGCACCGGCGCCAGCCTCGTCGTGCACGACTGCGGCTCGCTGGCCTGGGTACGGCGCTGGCTCGCCAGGGACGCCCGGCGCCGCGGCCGGGGGCTGCACCTGCTGGTGCTGGACGTTCCGGAGGACGCGGCCCGCGCCGGCCAGCTCGCGCGCGGGCGGATGGTGTCCGGGTACGCCATGGCCCGGCACCGCAGGGCCGCCCGGCGGCTGGTGGCGCTGGCCGGGCCCGGCGGACGGCCGGACGGCTGTGTCTCCGCGCTGCTCCTGGACCGGCCCGCGGCGGGCGATGTGCGGCGGATAGTCTTCGGCGGCGGCCGGGCCGGATCCGAGGCGTCCCCGGTGGCCGTTACAGCGGATCAGGGCAGTTGCCAACCCGGTAACCGCTAG
- a CDS encoding enhanced serine sensitivity protein SseB, translating into MNTQLPPPPATAGGAHGPAGAWPANELEAVLAASVGTPGANARLLEVLGRSQLWVPLPNGGGPGSRDLDLPSFEIDGTLYIPVFSSEQQFLRAAQGMACTVAPAREFARGLPPEVGIAVNPGGTAGIPLPPPAVQDLCRSDRDPRAASGGRVRLWEPEPDDEPVDFLAAAAGEFAVTPVVLSARRALASVEGAAPQLFVGVELDRWQEEDRAAAMDALGRALGAVPLPLPVQLVLLDIAQDPVGDWMLERVLPFFGRD; encoded by the coding sequence GTGAACACGCAGCTTCCGCCTCCCCCAGCCACCGCTGGGGGTGCCCACGGCCCGGCCGGCGCATGGCCGGCCAACGAACTCGAAGCCGTCCTCGCCGCGAGCGTCGGCACCCCGGGCGCGAACGCCCGGCTCCTCGAAGTGCTCGGCCGCTCCCAGCTGTGGGTGCCGCTGCCCAACGGCGGCGGGCCCGGCAGCCGGGACCTGGACCTGCCGTCCTTCGAGATCGACGGCACCCTCTACATACCGGTGTTCAGTTCCGAGCAGCAGTTCCTGCGGGCCGCCCAGGGGATGGCCTGCACGGTCGCACCGGCCCGCGAGTTCGCCCGCGGGCTGCCCCCGGAGGTCGGCATCGCCGTCAATCCGGGCGGGACGGCCGGGATCCCGCTGCCGCCCCCCGCCGTCCAGGACCTCTGCCGGTCCGACCGCGACCCGCGGGCGGCGTCCGGCGGCCGCGTCCGGCTGTGGGAGCCCGAGCCGGACGACGAGCCGGTCGACTTCCTCGCCGCCGCCGCGGGCGAGTTCGCGGTCACCCCGGTGGTGCTCTCCGCACGGCGCGCGCTGGCCAGCGTCGAGGGCGCGGCGCCGCAGCTGTTCGTCGGCGTCGAGCTGGACCGCTGGCAGGAGGAGGACCGGGCGGCCGCGATGGACGCGCTGGGCCGTGCGCTCGGCGCCGTACCGCTGCCGCTGCCGGTGCAGCTGGTATTGCTGGACATCGCCCAGGACCCCGTCGGCGACTGGATGCTGGAGCGGGTCCTGCCCTTCTTCGGACGGGACTGA
- a CDS encoding enhanced serine sensitivity protein SseB C-terminal domain-containing protein codes for MLRQVAPGRFDAYEDLLVSLAGGQVWMLLWHGAPGSPDAQYGNMEIDGYGYAPAVTSPQELATSGWNRAHELVQGRDIATALFPERWGLWLNPHAPGGGVGIPWLDLRRIATGLERLPAGPLQIGEPALQIPQFYALLSQHAHRTPAVRSLRRAWVQPALGEPYLAIGLDMYDSSPQAVEAVRLMMQQSISGVPDGLAVSTVAMADEYDPVAMWMRMNGQPFFDREAHAASGPAPAAAWGWPQQGWPQGQAPR; via the coding sequence ATGCTTCGGCAGGTGGCGCCCGGACGATTCGACGCCTACGAGGATCTGCTCGTGTCACTGGCCGGCGGCCAGGTCTGGATGCTGCTGTGGCACGGCGCACCCGGATCGCCCGACGCCCAGTACGGGAACATGGAGATCGACGGCTACGGCTACGCGCCGGCCGTCACCTCCCCCCAGGAGCTCGCCACCAGCGGCTGGAACCGGGCCCATGAGCTCGTCCAGGGCCGCGACATCGCCACCGCGCTGTTCCCCGAGCGCTGGGGGCTGTGGCTGAATCCGCACGCCCCCGGCGGCGGCGTCGGCATCCCCTGGCTCGATCTGCGCCGGATCGCCACCGGCCTCGAACGGCTGCCCGCAGGACCGCTGCAGATCGGCGAGCCGGCCCTGCAGATCCCGCAGTTCTACGCCCTGCTCTCGCAGCACGCCCACCGGACGCCGGCCGTACGGTCGCTGCGCCGCGCCTGGGTGCAGCCCGCGCTGGGCGAGCCGTATCTCGCGATCGGCCTGGACATGTACGACTCCTCGCCGCAGGCGGTGGAAGCGGTACGGCTGATGATGCAGCAGTCGATCAGCGGAGTGCCGGACGGGCTGGCCGTCTCCACGGTCGCCATGGCGGACGAGTACGACCCCGTCGCGATGTGGATGCGGATGAACGGCCAGCCCTTCTTCGACCGTGAGGCGCACGCCGCCTCGGGCCCGGCCCCCGCGGCCGCCTGGGGCTGGCCGCAGCAGGGCTGGCCACAGGGCCAGGCGCCCCGCTAG